A genomic segment from Nicotiana sylvestris chromosome 1, ASM39365v2, whole genome shotgun sequence encodes:
- the LOC104216580 gene encoding nectarin-1-like, with translation MANYMIFFKVAITILTITYNRVFASDPDPLQDVCVADYNSSITVNGFPCKRNFTFTPEDFASMEIAQPGEPNIFGTRVAVANVFNMPGLNTQGVSMTRIDFERDGLNPPHTHPRATEIIFVKEGTLVAGFITTDNVFVNKLITKGEVFVFPRGLIHFQFNVGEGNATIIVAFNSQNPGVQVIALSMFASRPQIPEEVVARAFQTSVEEVRAIRARLVPTNVTMEHNHAIM, from the exons ATGGCTAATTACATGATCTTTTTCAAGGTAGCCATCACCATTTTAACTATTACTTATAACAGAGTTTTTGCATCAGATCCAGATCCACTCCAGGATGTTTGTGTCGCAGATTACAACTCAT CTATAACGGTGAACGGATTTCCATGCAAACGGAACTTTACATTCACTCCAGAAGATTTCGCATCAATGGAAATTGCACAACCAGGAGAACCCAATATATTTGGCACTCGAGTCGCTGTAGCCAACGTTTTTAATATGCCTGGCCTTAACACACAAGGTGTATCAATGACTCGAATAGACTTTGAACGTGATGGTTTAAACCCCCCACATACTCACCCTCGAGCCACTGAAATTATATTCGTAAAAGAGGGTACATTAGTTGCTGGATTTATCACTACGGACAATGTTTTTGTTAACAAGTTGATCACAAAGGGTGAAGTCTTTGTTTTCCCAAGAGGTCTCATCCATTTCCAGTTTAATGTTGGTGAAGGTAACGCAACTATTATTGTGGCCTTTAACAGCCAAAATCCTGGTGTTCAGGTTATTGCACTTTCCATGTTTGCGAGTAGACCTCAAATTCCAGAAGAAGTCGTGGCCAGGGCATTTCAAACTAGTGTTGAGGAAGTTCGGGCGATAAGAGCAAGACTCGTGCCTACGAATGTGACCATGGAACATAATCATGCAATTATGTAG
- the LOC104216576 gene encoding germin-like protein subfamily 2 member 1: protein MASSTKNNMILLVITILTITFNSASAADPDPLQDVCVADLNSTITVNGFPCKRNFTFTPEDFASMGIARPGEPNIFGSRVAVANVFNMPGLNTQGVSMARVDFDRDGLNPPHTHPRATEIIFVKEGTLVAGFITTDNVFVNKLITKGEVFVFPRGLIHFSFNVGRGNATIIVAFNSQNPGVQVIAISMFASRPQIPEEVVARAFQTSVEEVRAIRARLALPTAGLPSGRQCDDRNMHSQYDKHDDCNMHSQCDTRDDCNMYLQYDKRDDRNMHSQYDKHDDRNMNSQYDKHEDRNMYSRYDKYEDRNMYSRYDIM from the exons ATGGCTTCTTCCACCAAAAACAACATGATCCTTTTAGTTATCACCATTTTAACTATAACTTTTAACAGTGCTTCTGCTGCTGATCCAGATCCTCTCCAAGATGTTTGTGTCGCAGATCTGAACTCAA CTATAACGGTGAACGGATTTCCATGCAAAAGGAACTTTACATTCACACCAGAAGATTTCGCATCAATGGGAATCGCACGACCAGGAGAACCCAATATATTTGGCAGTCGAGTCGCGGTGGCCAACGTTTTTAACATGCCTGGCCTTAACACACAGGGTGTATCAATGGCTCGAGTAGACTTTGATCGTGATGGTTTAAACCCCCCACATACTCACCCTCGAGCCACTGAAATTATATTCGTAAAAGAGGGTACGTTAGTTGCTGGATTCATCACTACGGACAATGTTTTTGTTAACAAGTTGATCACAAAAGGAGAAGTCTTTGTTTTCCCAAGAGGTCTCATCCATTTCAGCTTTAATGTTGGCAGAGGTAACGCAACTATTATTGTGGCCTTTAACAGCCAAAATCCTGGTGTTCAGGTTATTGCAATTTCCATGTTTGCGAGTAGACCTCAAATTCCAGAAGAAGTTGTGGCTAGGGCATTTCAAACTAGTGTTGAGGAAGTTCGGGCGATAAGGGCAAGACTTGCACTACCTACTGCAGGCTTACCTTCAGGCCGCCAATGTGACGACCGCAATATGCACTCACAATATGATAAACATGACGACTGTAATATGCACTCACAATGTGATACACGTGATGACTGTAACATGTACTTACAATATGATAAACGTGACGACCGTAATATGCACTCACAATACGATAAACATGATGACCGTAACATGAACTCACAATATGATAAACATGAGGACCGTAATATGTACTCACGATATGATAAATATGAGGACCGTAATATGTACTCCCGATATGATATTATGTAA